A region of the Thermodesulfobacteriota bacterium genome:
GTGTCGTCGCACGAGGACTCTATCCCGAGCACCAGCATATCAGCCCCCCGAAGTGGAAGTGGAAGTGGAAATGGAAATAACCCTTACGGCCTTGAGCAGCGCCTCTATATCCTCGGGCGTATTGAAGTAGCCGGGGCTGACCCTTACGGCCCCCTCCGGGTAGGTCCCGGCCGTCCTGTGGGCCTCGGGCGCGCAGTGCGTGCCGCACCGGACCATTATGGAGAACTCCTCGTCGAGCCTCATGCCGGC
Encoded here:
- a CDS encoding aminotransferase class V-fold PLP-dependent enzyme; protein product: LMEGLKSMDGVTVLGTLEPGERVSLVSFTIDGVAAEAAGMRLDEEFSIMVRCGTHCAPEAHRTAGTYPEGAVRVSPGYFNTPEDIEALLKAVRVISISTSTSTSGG